GGCCATTTCGCTGATCGAGCGGGCCGACACGGCGCTCTACCTCGCCAAAAGGACGGGGCGCAACCGGGTCTGTACCGAGGCGATGCTTTCCACCTCGGCGGACGAGGAAGCGTAGGTCAGCGCGTCGCGGCAAACCAGGGTCGGCGGGGATTGCCGAGCACGCGGCCGGTTTCCTTGAGAACTAGCCCGCCATCGTCGTTCGTCCGAATGTCGTAGGTCAGCGTGCCGGTCAAGGCGAGCTGGCGCCCGTCGATCAGCGCGCCGGACGGACGGCACCACCGTGGCGCCTCCAGGCCGGACACCACGATGGCGGCAACAGCGCAATCGTCGCCGAAAGCGAACGGCCGTGTGACGACCGACACCGACGCACGGCCCGTGGCCGCCGGCAAAAGGCAGGCCTCGGCATCGCAGGGGGCATCGCGACCGAGCGGGGACAGCCGAGCCGGCTCTATTCCCAGGGCCGCCATCCAGACATCCAGCATGAAGCCACCCTTTTGTCCGACCTTGTGCCAGGCTCCACCCTCCTCGCGGATGAGAACCAGCGATCCGTCACCGGCGACGATCAGTCCCGGCGACGGGCCAACAGCGGCGAAGAGGAATCCAAGGAGCACAGGCGCGAGTCCCAGCCACCGTTTGCGACCACGCCAGAGGCAGATCCACAAGCCGCCGCCGGTGACGGCCAGCATCGTCCAACCCATGGGCCGGCCATAGAGCCCGCCGCCCGGCGTCCAGTCGGCAACGATGCCGGCAACGACAATCATCGCGTCGATGCCCGAGCCCATCGCGGCGAGCGGCCAGTCTTCCAAGCCCATCGGCATCATCAACGCCGCAAGGAGCCCCATGGGCATGATCAGGAACGACACCAACGGTTCGGTGACGAGGTTGGCGATCATGCTGAGTGGGGCGAGACGGCCGAAGTGATAGAGCGCCATTGGCAAGGTGGCGAGACCGGCAACCACCGTGGCGGTCAGCGCGGCCATCAGCCAGAAAGCGAACCGCCGGACCAGCCGCGCCAGCAGACTGACATCCCCGCCATCCCCCGCCTCATCCCGCCCGGCACGCCAAGCCTCCAGCCCGGCCATCAGCGCGACGACGGCGGCAAAGGACATCTGCGCACCGGGCTCCATCACCGCTTGCGGCGAGAGCGCCAAAACGATGAGGGCAGCTACGGCGATCACCCTGAGGGACAGGGCGCGGCGGTCGATCAAAACGGCGAACAGCGAGACCGCAACCATGATCATCGAGCGTGCCGCCGGCACGTCCATGCCGGAGACGACGAAATAGGCGCCGGTCCCCAGCATCGACAGGGCGGCGGCGATCTTCTTGATCGGCAGAGTGAGGGCGATGGCCGGAATGAACGCCAGAAAGAGGCGGATTCCGCCGAACAGGAAGGCGGCGACCAAGCTCATGTGCATGCCGGAGATCGACAGCACATGCGAAACGCCGGCGATGCGCATAGCCTCGTTGGTGGCGTCGGATATGCCGGCGCGGTCGCCGACGATCAGCGCCGCCGCTATGGCGCCGGTGTCGCCGGGAAGGGCGGCGCGGATGCGGCCCGCCGCCGCCACGCGCAGGGTTTCGATGCCACTCAGGAGAACCAGCTTCGTACTGGCCGGAGGCGCCTCCGGCCAAGGCTTGACCGCGCCATAGGTGAAACCGCTGGCGCCAATCCCCGTAAACCAAGCGACGCGGGCGAAATCGTAACCGCCCGGCAAAGGGGGAGGCATGGGAGGCGCCAAGCGTGCAAGTGCGACCACCGCCTCGCCCGGCGCAGGCGGCGCACCGCGCGTCGTCACGCGGACGAGAGGCGGCAGGCCGCCCCTTGGAGGCGGATCTATCTCCACCGGTTGAATAAGCAGCCTCGCCGCTCCCTTGCCCCGATCCTCGACCGCCACAACATATCCGCGTACCGTCACGGTCCGCTCGAAGGGGAAAACCGGGTGGGCGGCGAAGCGGGTCATCGCGGCGGCGTGCAGAAATCCGATGCAGGCGAGGCACGCGAGGATAGACGGCAACGACACGAACGGCGACCGGCGAACGATCACCACGAGCGTTGCCACCATGCCGAGACCGACCAGGGCAAGTTCGACCACCGAGGGCTCGCTTACAGGCGCAAAATAGAACGCCGCACCGACGGCGACAGCCACGGGCCACCAAAGAAAACCGCGACCATCGTCGAGGTCGGGCGCGAAGGATTCTCGAAGCGCGGACAGCCTGCGCCGCCACTCCACGCGGACGGTCGACCGCCCGTGCGCGATGCGCTTGCTACTCGTCTCCGTCCGGACCGTCACAGTCGCCGCCTAATTCGGTTGCTTACGCGGCCATTGCCGCGATCTTATTTTGCGAAACGCGCGGCTTTCCTGTAAGACGCCGTCCACGCCATGTCCGGCCGACGACGATCCGCCGTCCCTTCCGGGCCAACCCTGGTATTTTCGGAACTATTGTCGATGTCCACGCCTGTCGTCACGCGTTTTGCGCCGTCCCCCACCGGTTTTCTGCACATTGGAGGCGCGCGGACGGCGCTGTTCAATTGGCTTTATTCCAAGCGACACGGCGGCAAGATGCTGCTTCGCATCGAGGACACCGACCGCGAGCGCTCGACGCAAGCGGCGGTTGACGCCATCATCGACGGGCTGACCTGGCTAGGCCTCACCTGGGAGGGCGAGCCGATCTCCCAGTTCCAGCGGGCCGACCGCCACGCCGACGTGGCGCGCGAGCTGGTCGAGGCGGGCAAGGCCTATTACTGCTATTGCACGCCCGAGGAGCTCAACGAGATGCGCGAGAGCGCCAAGGCCAACGGCCTGCCGCCGCGCTACGACGGCCGCTGGCGCGATCGCAATCCGTCGGAGGCGCCGGCCGGCGTCAAGCCGTCGGTCCGCATCAAGGCGCCCCTCGATGGCGAGACGGTGATCGAGGATGCGGTTCAGGGCACCGTCACCTTCCCCAACAAGGATCTCGACGACTTCATCATCCTGCGTTCGGACGGAACGCCGACCTACATGCACGCCGTCGTCGTTGACGACCACGACATGGGCGTTACCCAGATTATCCGTGGCGACGACCATCTGACCAACACGGCTCGCCAGAAGATTATTTATGACGCCCTCGGCTGGGACATGCCGAAGGTGG
Above is a window of Pleomorphomonas sp. T1.2MG-36 DNA encoding:
- a CDS encoding ComEC/Rec2 family competence protein, which produces MVELALVGLGMVATLVVIVRRSPFVSLPSILACLACIGFLHAAAMTRFAAHPVFPFERTVTVRGYVVAVEDRGKGAARLLIQPVEIDPPPRGGLPPLVRVTTRGAPPAPGEAVVALARLAPPMPPPLPGGYDFARVAWFTGIGASGFTYGAVKPWPEAPPASTKLVLLSGIETLRVAAAGRIRAALPGDTGAIAAALIVGDRAGISDATNEAMRIAGVSHVLSISGMHMSLVAAFLFGGIRLFLAFIPAIALTLPIKKIAAALSMLGTGAYFVVSGMDVPAARSMIMVAVSLFAVLIDRRALSLRVIAVAALIVLALSPQAVMEPGAQMSFAAVVALMAGLEAWRAGRDEAGDGGDVSLLARLVRRFAFWLMAALTATVVAGLATLPMALYHFGRLAPLSMIANLVTEPLVSFLIMPMGLLAALMMPMGLEDWPLAAMGSGIDAMIVVAGIVADWTPGGGLYGRPMGWTMLAVTGGGLWICLWRGRKRWLGLAPVLLGFLFAAVGPSPGLIVAGDGSLVLIREEGGAWHKVGQKGGFMLDVWMAALGIEPARLSPLGRDAPCDAEACLLPAATGRASVSVVTRPFAFGDDCAVAAIVVSGLEAPRWCRPSGALIDGRQLALTGTLTYDIRTNDDGGLVLKETGRVLGNPRRPWFAATR